A genomic region of Scyliorhinus canicula chromosome 4, sScyCan1.1, whole genome shotgun sequence contains the following coding sequences:
- the LOC119965489 gene encoding protocadherin-10-like isoform X32 produces the protein MAFWLNSRVPLWSVLFMIILFVSESVFGHIRYTIPEELELGAFVGNIAEDLGLDVNQLAERRFRIASESNKQYLTVNLKTGILHIKEIIDREQLYGQGLSCVLMLEAMIENPLQIYRIEVDILDINDNAPVFRKSEVDLEIAESTPLGTSFPLQSALDPDAGTNSVRSYQLSSNEYFGLKSESEGEEAGVPELVLQRLLDREQESTHRLTLTAFDGGNPERLGTMQIKIIVVDANDNVPVCQQNIYQVTTAENTPRDTLIVKVTAVDMDEGLNGEVIYSFSDHTPDKVRQIFRLEEITGEIRLTGILDFEETQSYQISVQAKDRGPYPVAVYCKILIIVTDINDNAPEIIATSTSSTIRENASPDTAVAVLRITDRDSGNTAVVNCRITRDIPFKLATPFNNYYTLVTQGDIDRENVPEYNITIICTDTGNSPLTTTKTIRVLVTDINDNAPRFTQPSFTVHVTENNVIGVSIGSVSAFDPDSNQNAELSYSLLNSLIHGLSAPTFVSINAVSGEMSAHQSFDFEQLTSFELHVSVKDSGSPPLSSNTTVSVIIVDQNDNAPVIVSPSPIKGSAAEDKIPRSAEPGYLVGKVTATDADSGLNAQLVYQLYEPSDESLFTVAPDTGELWTIRHFTSKDPVRIKVVVLVRDNGTPSLSSTITINVWVQDDTAENASNIGMLGTSGSWKWDLKFYLMILFGTTSFLLLVAILFLGSKVCQGRNYINSDFCCWKTSYFSRTSSRHGIEKASVNLQIPSNYSQAYENATLPQQLHYDPAMNDIMFLKLHGSSASTIDLKTGTCVAAKHENPSISTNKDTTQQIYGTRQQDLEQSTIERCSSGQYGIGLYTSEKYDVGPDPRRLVEIHSRAF, from the coding sequence ATGGCCTTCTGGCTAAATAGCCGAGTGCCGCTTTGGTCGGTTCTTTTTATGATAATTTTATTTGTTTCCGAATCGGTCTTTGGGCACATTCGCTACACAATTCCTGAAGAATTAGAGCTAGGTGCCTTTGTTGGAAATATTGCTGAAGACCTCGGCTTAGATGTTAACCAGCTAGCTGAACGCAGGTTTCGCATCGCATCTGAAAGCAATAAACAATATTTAACAGTGAATTTAAAAACTGGAATTTTGCACATAAAAGAAATaatagacagagagcagctttaTGGGCAAGGCCTCAGTTGCGTATTAATGTTAGAGGCTATGATTGAGAATCCACTTCAGATATATCGTATTGAAGTTGACATTCTCGACATAAACGATAATGCTCCCGTTTTCCGCAAAAGCGAGGTTGACCTAGAAATAGCAGAATCGACGCCGCTTGGAACATCTTTTCCACTACAGAGTGCTCTTGATCCGGACGCTGGAACAAACAGTGTTCGCTCCTATCAGCTGAGTTCAAACGAGTATTTCGGATTGAAATCGGAGTCAGAGGGTGAGGAAGCTGGCGTCCCAGAACTGGTGCTGCAGCGGCTGTTAGACCGAGAGCAGGAATCGACTCATCGACTAACACTGACGGCGTTTGATGGAGGGAACCCGGAGAGATTAGGGACCATGCAAATTAAAATTATTGTGGTTGATGCGAACGACAATGTCCCAGTTTGCCAACAAAACATCTATCAAGTTACGACTGCGGAAAATACACCCAGAGATACATTGATTGTGAAAGTAACTGCAGTGGATATGGACGAAGGTCTAAACGGTGAGGTAATCTATTCTTTCAGCGATCATACGCCTGATAAAGTGCGCCAGATATTCCGTTTGGAGGAAATAACGGGAGAAATCAGGCTAACTGGTATTCTGGACTTTGAGGAAACGCAGAGTTACCAGATATCGGTACAGGCTAAGGACAGAGGTCCATATCCAGTGGCAGTCTACTGTAAGATTTTGATAATTGTTACTGATATCAATGACAATGCTCCTGAAATAATAGCAACCTCCACTTCAAGCACTATCAGAGAAAACGCTTCCCCGGACACTGCAGTCGCTGTTCTTAGAATTACAGACCGCGATTCCGGAAACACGGCCGTTGTTAATTGCAGGATCACCAGAGATATCCCGTTTAAACTTGCCACTCCTTTTAACAATTACTATACGTTAGTCACTCAAGGTGACATAGATCGTGAGAATGTGCCAGAGTACAACATTACTATTATATGCACTGATACAGGCAACTCTCCCTTGACGACCACGAAAACCATCAGAGTTCTGGTCACAGATATAAATGACAATGCGCCACGTTTTACGCAGCCTTCCTTTACCGTACATGTAACAGAAAATAACGTTATTGGCGTTTCAATTGGTTCAGTGTCAGCCTTTGATCCAGATTCCAATCAAAATGCCGAACTTTCTTATTCTCTTTTGAATAGCCTGATACACGGTTTGTCTGCACCCACTTTCGTCTCAATAAACGCAGTGAGTGGTGAGATGTCTGCTCACCAATCTTTTGATTTTGAACAACTAacaagctttgaactgcatgtgAGTGTGAAGGATTCTGGGTCACCTCCACTCAGCAGTAATACAACAGTCAGTGTGATCATCGTGGACCAGAATGACAATGCCCCTGTGATCGTCTCACCTTCGCCTATCAAAGGATCCGCAGCAGAGGACAAAATACCGAGATCGGCCGAACCAGGTTACTTAGTTGGAAAAGTGACAGCTACTGATGCCGATTCTGGTCTGAATGCTCAACTTGTTTACCAACTCTATGAACCCTCTGATGAAAGTCTGTTTACCGTGGCTCCAGATACAGGAGAATTATGGACGATTCGGCACTTTACAAGTAAAGATCCAGTCAGGATAAAGGTCGTCGTTTTGGTGAGGGACAATGGAACCCCATCGCTTTCATCTACAATCACTATCAATGTATGGGTGCAGGATGATACAGCAGAAAATGCGTCTAATATTGGAATGTTGGGGACCAGTGGATCGTGGAAATGGGATTTGAAATTTTACCTAATGATTTTATTTGGCACAACTTCATTTCTTTTACTTGTGGCTATTTTATTTCTCGGAAGTAAGGTTTGCCAAGGCCGAAATTATATCAACAGCGACTTTTGTTGTTGGAAAACGTCATACTTTTCCCGGACGAGCTCGCGCCATGGAATTGAAAAGGCCAGTGTAAATCTTCAGATACCATCCAATTATTCGCAGGCGTATGAAAACGCAACACTTCCACAGCAGCTTCACTATGATCCAGCAATGAATGATATAATGTTTCTAAAGTTACATGGTTCGTCTGCATCCACGATTGATCTCAAGACTGGCACATGTGTCGCTGCAAAACATGAAAATCCATCAATCTCGACGAACAAGGACACAACTCAGCAG